One region of Candidatus Dormiibacterota bacterium genomic DNA includes:
- a CDS encoding NUDIX hydrolase — MAQDLPQTLSSQIAFSGPVFRVRIDELRYDDASAHRCDVVEHAGSFGIIALSAPGEIVLVRQYRHPVRRFLWEIPAGTADGAEEPIDGALRELAEETGYRAGRIRPLCTVFMTPGFCDEIMYFFVAEDLRSGTQSLDDDERIEVGRFTLERARDLLAAGDIADVKTLLALQWMTCGEGELGCGTVDRRD, encoded by the coding sequence ATGGCGCAAGACCTTCCGCAGACCCTGTCGTCGCAGATCGCTTTCTCGGGGCCCGTCTTTCGCGTGCGGATCGACGAGCTGCGCTACGACGACGCGAGCGCGCACCGCTGCGACGTCGTCGAGCATGCAGGTTCGTTCGGCATCATCGCGCTTTCCGCGCCGGGCGAAATCGTGCTGGTGCGGCAGTACCGTCACCCGGTGCGACGTTTTCTCTGGGAGATTCCGGCGGGCACGGCCGACGGCGCAGAGGAGCCGATCGACGGCGCATTGCGCGAGCTCGCCGAGGAGACGGGCTATCGCGCGGGGCGTATACGCCCGCTCTGCACGGTCTTCATGACGCCCGGCTTCTGCGACGAGATCATGTATTTCTTCGTTGCGGAGGATCTGCGCTCGGGAACGCAATCGCTCGACGACGACGAGCGCATCGAGGTAGGCCGCTTTACGCTCGAACGAGCGCGCGATCTCCTGGCGGCTGGAGATATCGCCGATGTAAAGACTCTGCTAGCTTTGCAGTGGATGACGTGCGGAGAGGGTGAACTCGGCTGTGGAACGGTCGATAGAAGAGATTGA
- a CDS encoding serine hydrolase domain-containing protein, protein MIAILSLAAVIGFTPATAHRIDAIVAAELRAHRAPGVAVGVVESGRLVYARGFGTASLSRRVVVSPGTQFGIGQISVQFTAAAILLLAQDGKLKLDDTVTQYLPEVTIARYVTIRELLDQTSGLPNVTNWAHLLASANAARPMATPGASYAPNPLNAILAGKIVERVAGEPLSDYVQQHIFVPLVMDATLYEGDTGLSPNRAVGYTRENGRFERARPWSATRLDGNAGIVSDVYDLAKWDIAFPILLRVDAVREMFTPGIAGSYERRGMGWAIDRRSGRRFVWQNGEIPGFHAMNAVLPDEHVAVIVLTNVDSMHEAALLPESIAGRILDIVVPPSRQRIENGVVERAREWLARLASDRIDRTQLTSGFSAYLSDDVVRRAQIDRLGRVESLVPISSAPAQHGTTTYEFLVRFANGERHYRLTLTPDGKIDFIAFTP, encoded by the coding sequence TTGATCGCGATCCTGTCGCTCGCGGCGGTGATCGGCTTCACCCCCGCAACGGCGCACCGCATCGACGCGATCGTCGCCGCGGAGCTACGGGCTCACCGCGCTCCCGGCGTTGCCGTCGGCGTCGTCGAATCGGGGCGTTTGGTCTACGCGCGAGGCTTCGGAACCGCAAGCCTCTCCCGCCGCGTCGTCGTCTCTCCCGGCACCCAGTTCGGCATTGGGCAGATCAGCGTGCAGTTCACGGCCGCAGCGATCCTCCTGCTCGCCCAGGACGGCAAGCTCAAACTCGACGACACGGTGACGCAGTATCTTCCCGAGGTCACCATCGCGCGATACGTCACGATTCGCGAGCTCCTCGATCAGACGTCGGGACTTCCGAACGTCACGAACTGGGCACATCTGCTGGCATCGGCAAACGCCGCACGTCCCATGGCGACGCCCGGCGCGTCCTACGCGCCCAATCCCCTGAACGCCATCCTCGCCGGAAAGATCGTCGAGCGCGTCGCCGGCGAGCCGCTCTCGGATTACGTGCAGCAGCACATCTTCGTTCCGCTCGTGATGGACGCGACGCTCTATGAAGGCGATACCGGTCTCTCCCCCAATCGCGCCGTCGGATACACGCGCGAGAACGGCCGGTTCGAGCGCGCCCGGCCGTGGAGCGCGACGCGTCTCGACGGCAACGCGGGCATCGTCAGCGACGTGTACGATCTTGCAAAATGGGACATCGCGTTTCCGATTCTTTTGCGCGTCGATGCGGTGCGCGAGATGTTCACGCCGGGAATCGCCGGCTCGTACGAGCGGCGCGGCATGGGCTGGGCAATCGACCGTCGCAGCGGCAGGCGTTTCGTCTGGCAGAACGGCGAGATCCCCGGGTTTCATGCCATGAACGCGGTGCTGCCCGACGAGCACGTCGCGGTCATCGTGCTGACCAACGTGGATTCCATGCACGAGGCGGCCCTATTGCCGGAGAGCATCGCCGGGCGCATCCTCGACATCGTGGTTCCGCCGAGCAGGCAGCGTATCGAAAACGGCGTCGTGGAGCGCGCGCGCGAATGGCTCGCGCGCCTGGCGAGCGATCGCATCGATCGCACGCAGCTCACGTCAGGCTTCAGCGCATACCTGTCAGACGACGTCGTGCGCCGGGCGCAGATCGATCGGCTTGGCCGCGTCGAATCGCTGGTTCCCATCTCGAGCGCTCCGGCACAGCACGGTACGACGACGTACGAGTTCTTGGTACGCTTCGCAAACGGCGAGCGCCACTATCGCCTGACGCTCACCCCCGACGGGAAGATCGACTTCATCGCGTTTACGCCGTAG